The following are encoded in a window of Novosphingobium sp. CECT 9465 genomic DNA:
- a CDS encoding alpha/beta hydrolase yields the protein MPKSTLFLACAMMLASPALGGEPAETPIAAPGPDAPLSGTLRSAAGPQRAMALIIPGSGPTDRDGNNPLIGNAATYRLLAEALADKGIASVRIDKRGMFGSRAAVADPNAVTIPDYVADIAAWVSTIRAQTGAPCVWLIGHSEGGLVALASAGAVDDLCGLVLLSAGGRPFGEVIRQQLRANPANAPLLAAGERAIDELTAGRRVAADALPGPLLQVFHPAVQGYLISAMARDPASLATDTALPMLIVQGGKDIQVPTGDGERLKAAQPRATLLVVPGMNHVLKDVAGDSMADNIAVYRATDLPLSAGVAAAIASFMLSGK from the coding sequence ATGCCGAAATCCACCTTGTTTCTCGCCTGTGCCATGATGCTGGCGTCCCCTGCCCTTGGCGGCGAACCTGCTGAGACACCGATCGCCGCGCCCGGCCCTGACGCTCCGCTGTCGGGCACCCTGCGCAGCGCCGCAGGCCCGCAGAGGGCCATGGCGCTCATCATTCCCGGTTCCGGACCCACTGATCGCGATGGCAACAATCCGCTGATCGGCAATGCCGCGACCTACCGCCTGCTGGCAGAAGCGCTGGCTGACAAAGGCATCGCCAGCGTGCGGATCGACAAGCGCGGGATGTTCGGCAGCCGCGCGGCAGTGGCCGATCCCAATGCAGTCACGATCCCGGATTATGTCGCCGACATCGCCGCATGGGTCTCCACCATCCGTGCGCAGACCGGCGCGCCTTGCGTATGGCTGATCGGCCATAGCGAGGGCGGGCTGGTGGCGCTGGCATCGGCCGGTGCGGTCGATGACTTGTGCGGCCTCGTTCTGCTTTCGGCGGGCGGACGCCCTTTTGGCGAAGTGATCCGGCAACAGCTGCGCGCCAACCCCGCGAACGCCCCGTTGCTCGCAGCAGGCGAGCGCGCGATCGACGAACTCACTGCCGGGCGCAGGGTCGCCGCCGATGCCCTACCCGGGCCGCTCCTCCAAGTGTTTCATCCGGCGGTACAAGGCTATCTCATCAGCGCGATGGCGCGTGATCCCGCCAGTCTGGCGACAGACACAGCGTTGCCGATGCTCATTGTGCAGGGCGGCAAGGATATTCAGGTGCCCACCGGGGATGGCGAACGGCTGAAGGCCGCACAGCCCCGTGCCACGCTGCTGGTCGTGCCCGGCATGAACCATGTGCTGAAGGACGTGGCAGGCGATAGCATGGCCGACAACATCGCCGTCTACCGCGCTACCGATCTGCCGCTGTCCGCGGGCGTGGCAGCTGCCATCGCTAGCTTCATGCTGAGCGGCAAATAA
- a CDS encoding SDR family oxidoreductase: protein MAEELSGKVAWHALDVANADSFDAFAAAVEARFARIDALFNNAGVMPPAPLAALKRDEWKRMIDVNIHGVLNGMASVIPRFIAQGGGHVMNVASIAGHLVVPTAAVYCGTKHAMRAITESLRLEHDKIRATLISPGVVATELGHDITDPAVAEALITWRRQSLTPDAIARAVRFALEQPAGVDINEIIVRPTSAGM from the coding sequence TTGGCCGAAGAGTTGAGCGGAAAGGTCGCGTGGCACGCGCTTGATGTAGCCAATGCAGACAGCTTCGATGCCTTCGCAGCGGCCGTCGAAGCGCGCTTTGCCCGGATCGATGCCCTCTTCAACAATGCCGGCGTGATGCCGCCCGCCCCGCTTGCGGCCCTCAAGCGCGACGAATGGAAGCGGATGATCGATGTCAACATCCACGGGGTGCTCAACGGAATGGCATCGGTGATTCCGCGCTTTATCGCCCAAGGCGGCGGGCACGTCATGAATGTTGCCTCCATTGCCGGCCACTTGGTGGTGCCGACAGCGGCGGTCTATTGCGGCACCAAGCACGCCATGCGCGCCATCACCGAAAGCCTGCGACTGGAACATGACAAAATCCGCGCCACTCTGATCTCACCCGGAGTGGTGGCGACCGAACTGGGCCATGACATCACCGATCCTGCGGTAGCCGAAGCCCTGATCACATGGCGCAGGCAATCGCTCACACCTGATGCGATCGCTCGCGCCGTTCGCTTCGCGCTCGAACAGCCTGCGGGTGTCGACATCAACGAGATTATCGTGCGGCCGACATCGGCGGGGATGTAA
- a CDS encoding response regulator transcription factor, with protein sequence MIGGSSLTRVLIADDHDLAREGLRALLERTGGYLIAAEASTGEEALALAAEHSPDLALLDIRYAGGGIDGLEVARRLADTMPTLGVVLITMHDSADYLRAAIAAGARGFLAKDAARAEVLAALAQVAAGGVAFPPALMRRAVSEDQAGPVLAAIKRLTPREREVLTALAGGSTNKEIAIALSITPGTVKTHVERLIGKLGVRDRTQAAILATRHGIGRGA encoded by the coding sequence ATGATCGGCGGCAGCAGCCTAACCCGCGTGTTGATCGCCGACGACCACGATCTCGCGCGTGAAGGCCTGCGCGCGCTGCTCGAACGCACTGGGGGCTATCTGATCGCGGCAGAAGCAAGCACCGGCGAGGAAGCCCTCGCCCTTGCCGCCGAGCACAGTCCCGATCTGGCGCTGCTCGACATCCGCTATGCCGGCGGAGGGATCGACGGGCTGGAGGTTGCGCGGCGCTTGGCAGACACCATGCCAACTCTTGGCGTCGTGCTGATCACCATGCACGACAGCGCCGACTATCTGCGGGCCGCAATTGCAGCCGGAGCGCGCGGGTTTTTGGCCAAGGACGCTGCCCGGGCCGAGGTACTCGCCGCGCTCGCGCAGGTCGCGGCCGGCGGTGTCGCCTTCCCGCCCGCCCTGATGCGCCGGGCCGTCTCTGAAGATCAGGCTGGTCCCGTGCTTGCAGCCATCAAACGCCTGACCCCGCGTGAGCGCGAAGTGCTCACTGCGCTGGCTGGTGGCAGCACCAACAAGGAAATCGCCATTGCGCTCAGCATTACGCCGGGCACCGTCAAGACGCATGTAGAGCGCCTGATCGGTAAACTCGGCGTGCGCGACCGGACCCAGGCCGCGATCCTTGCAACGCGCCACGGCATCGGGCGGGGAGCGTGA
- a CDS encoding metalloregulator ArsR/SmtB family transcription factor has product MNEVFEVLSHPIRREVLELLKRGGMSAGEIADRFPVSKPTMSGHFAKLKAAGLIRGENRGGSIIYTLNLSTLEEALLGFMGRVGIGEDRLGAARDIGEQA; this is encoded by the coding sequence ATGAATGAAGTGTTCGAGGTCCTGTCCCACCCCATCCGGCGCGAGGTGCTGGAGCTGCTCAAACGCGGCGGGATGAGTGCGGGCGAGATTGCGGATCGGTTTCCGGTCTCCAAGCCAACCATGTCGGGCCACTTCGCCAAGCTAAAGGCGGCCGGGCTGATACGGGGCGAAAACCGCGGCGGATCGATCATCTACACGCTCAACCTTTCAACCTTGGAAGAAGCGCTGCTGGGCTTCATGGGGCGGGTCGGGATCGGCGAGGACCGGTTAGGCGCTGCGCGGGATATAGGGGAACAAGCATGA
- a CDS encoding sterol desaturase family protein, producing MENLAAAIDLIGGPAAIWLLAGVCFVSVVLERVWAIRGNPDYNNKGALCSIGLNLLSSIINLVIGVVLPLAVYVLVYDNWRLIDGLPLLVAVPVAFIVHDLSYYWERRLGHRVGLLWAFHAIHHSSNEFNHSTAARGFFLDGLPRPLFDTVAALLGVPPVVFIAVSVVKNAFGIWNHASYIGRLGWLDRWLATPMIHKVHHANQPQYIDRNYAQVLIVWDRLFGTYAVIGEEPNAGLVKPTHDYNPLTAQFVGLEQLKDRMDTAPRWRDKLAYLWRPPEWSHDGVCRSDCPRYVGPALS from the coding sequence ATGGAAAACCTTGCAGCAGCTATCGACTTAATTGGCGGGCCAGCGGCCATCTGGTTGCTGGCGGGGGTGTGTTTCGTTAGCGTGGTCCTTGAACGGGTCTGGGCGATCCGCGGTAATCCCGATTACAACAACAAGGGCGCGCTGTGCTCGATCGGGCTCAATCTGCTGTCGAGCATTATCAATCTGGTGATCGGCGTGGTGTTGCCGCTCGCTGTCTATGTGCTGGTGTATGACAATTGGCGGCTGATCGATGGGCTGCCGCTGCTCGTTGCCGTCCCGGTCGCTTTCATCGTGCATGATCTGAGCTACTACTGGGAGCGTCGGCTTGGCCACCGTGTCGGGCTCCTGTGGGCGTTTCATGCGATTCACCATTCCTCCAACGAATTCAATCATTCCACCGCCGCCCGCGGATTTTTCCTTGATGGCCTGCCCCGGCCACTGTTCGATACGGTGGCGGCGCTGCTTGGCGTGCCGCCGGTCGTGTTCATCGCGGTGAGCGTGGTGAAGAACGCCTTTGGCATTTGGAACCATGCCAGCTACATCGGCCGGCTTGGATGGCTGGATCGCTGGCTCGCCACGCCAATGATCCACAAGGTGCACCACGCCAATCAGCCGCAATATATCGACCGCAATTATGCCCAGGTGCTGATCGTATGGGACCGGTTGTTCGGCACATATGCCGTGATCGGCGAAGAGCCGAATGCCGGCCTCGTCAAGCCTACCCATGATTACAACCCGCTGACGGCGCAGTTTGTGGGGCTCGAGCAGCTGAAGGACCGGATGGACACAGCGCCGCGCTGGCGGGATAAGCTCGCCTATCTCTGGCGCCCTCCCGAATGGTCCCATGACGGGGTGTGTCGCAGCGATTGCCCGAGATATGTAGGTCCCGCGCTGTCCTAG
- a CDS encoding response regulator, translated as MITPRKPTDVRILAIDDEPANLALVQAVLAREGYQHFEALTEPRLAAERYLAFKPDLVLLDLMMPSIDGYALLGSLGRLTGEGDLVPIMVLTADTSIEAKRRALALGARDIVTKPFDVFEFALRVANLIELRMIFEHLQARSSHH; from the coding sequence ATGATCACGCCCCGCAAGCCGACCGATGTACGCATCCTTGCGATCGACGACGAACCGGCGAACCTCGCTTTAGTCCAAGCGGTGCTGGCGCGCGAGGGCTATCAGCACTTCGAGGCGCTGACCGAACCGCGCCTCGCAGCCGAACGCTACCTCGCCTTCAAACCTGACCTTGTACTGCTTGATCTGATGATGCCGAGCATTGACGGCTATGCCCTGCTCGGCAGCCTCGGGCGGCTTACCGGTGAGGGCGATCTCGTCCCCATCATGGTGCTGACAGCGGACACCTCGATAGAAGCCAAGCGCCGCGCGCTGGCGCTCGGCGCGCGCGATATTGTGACCAAGCCCTTCGACGTGTTCGAATTCGCATTGAGGGTGGCGAATCTGATCGAACTGCGCATGATCTTTGAGCATTTACAGGCACGATCGTCCCACCATTGA
- a CDS encoding SdpI family protein, whose translation MSVRGLLTASLGLALAMLGFGLWVAAGLKSGAQLPVHWNLAGEADRTAPALVALAMPAVMAIMLCLLFVAIPRLEPLQPQLEASAPVLRAVWIGSLLLMVYVQMTIAAPALGWTLGPDLLLVGMGVLLVMVGDALPKSRPGLLVGIRTPWTLNNTDNWIATHRLGGKLMMVAGGLIVLATIAPLRSGVRMIIITALVTCAALVPVIYSWWLARRHTT comes from the coding sequence ATGAGCGTGCGCGGTTTGCTGACCGCGTCGCTTGGGCTGGCGCTGGCGATGTTGGGGTTTGGATTGTGGGTCGCTGCCGGGCTGAAGTCGGGCGCGCAGTTGCCAGTTCACTGGAACCTGGCGGGTGAGGCGGATCGCACGGCGCCTGCGCTGGTCGCGCTCGCGATGCCGGCGGTTATGGCGATCATGCTCTGCCTCCTGTTCGTAGCGATCCCGCGCCTTGAGCCGCTTCAGCCGCAGCTGGAAGCCTCGGCGCCGGTGCTGCGCGCGGTCTGGATCGGCTCGCTGCTGCTAATGGTCTATGTCCAGATGACGATTGCCGCGCCCGCGCTTGGCTGGACGCTCGGGCCGGATCTGCTGCTGGTAGGCATGGGCGTGCTGCTGGTGATGGTGGGCGATGCGCTGCCCAAATCCCGACCCGGCTTACTGGTGGGCATCCGCACGCCGTGGACATTGAACAATACCGACAACTGGATCGCCACGCACCGGTTGGGGGGCAAGCTGATGATGGTGGCGGGCGGGCTGATCGTGCTGGCGACCATTGCGCCGCTACGGTCCGGCGTGCGGATGATCATCATCACCGCGCTGGTGACCTGCGCTGCACTGGTGCCGGTGATCTACAGCTGGTGGCTGGCGCGCAGGCATACCACCTGA
- a CDS encoding ATP-binding protein, translating into MVRSVSNWWANRPLATKGLVVVAVPLLIFLGSVAALYTISRMESRAEQDVRLTIAIQNDVNEVHALLAEASSGVRGYLLTGEPRFLEPYDRAEQLVPQVTQRLRGSIRDAEASVHLARIEALASQKREGLSQLVAARRRTGADVVSDPTITAGLAANKQVLDALRGEIEGMQERERELLAARQDRLDRVRFNGLVITGLLTLAGLVGSLFAVFLFSSGIVRRVQRLERDAVLLAQGEALEQREAGRDEIGLLAVRMTEASALLRAREQALREGEERFRLVIEGVRDYGIFALDAQGNVVSWNTGAERIKGWTSGEILGRHFSTFYPGDDAYDRSMRNLAEAVRDGRMEDEGWRIRKDGTLFWANVVITALRDEAGELRGFSKVTRDITERRRAQEALEHSRQEAEQASSAKSLFLSRMSHELRTPLNAILGFAQLLELDHSGRGKTDAASIDQILRAGRHLLALIDEVLDIARIEAGKLGMEIVPVALCDTISEAVGLSLPEAESHHIAIRHETAPLAPVAADRRRLLQVLLNLLSNAIKYNRPCGEVVITAEVAGERVRVEVIDTGIGVDPGQAGELFQPFTRLAAGAARTEGTGLGLSLSRALIEAMDGSIGHAPRADGRDGACFWFELPLTAQSKIPDLLPARPPLPNHTAPRPLTILVVEDNLANAQLIEAVAARHWPEARILHAMQARLGLDLALRHSPDLVLLDLHLPDRDGDWVLRELGASFPDLPVILLTADALAAQADWTSRGAAAVLTKPIDVPSLLEVVELALMERTS; encoded by the coding sequence ATGGTGCGGTCCGTGTCGAACTGGTGGGCCAATCGGCCCCTAGCCACCAAGGGGCTGGTGGTCGTCGCTGTCCCGCTGCTGATCTTTCTCGGCTCGGTCGCCGCGCTCTACACGATCAGCAGGATGGAATCGCGTGCAGAGCAGGACGTGCGCCTTACCATCGCGATCCAGAACGATGTGAACGAAGTGCACGCCTTGCTGGCCGAGGCTTCGAGCGGGGTACGCGGCTATCTGCTGACCGGCGAACCGCGGTTTCTCGAACCCTATGACCGGGCCGAGCAACTGGTCCCGCAAGTCACGCAGCGCCTGCGCGGGTCGATCCGCGATGCCGAGGCATCGGTCCATCTCGCCCGGATCGAGGCACTGGCCAGCCAGAAGCGTGAGGGGCTATCGCAGCTGGTGGCGGCGCGCAGGCGAACAGGGGCGGACGTTGTCAGCGATCCCACGATCACTGCGGGTCTTGCTGCCAACAAGCAGGTGCTCGACGCCTTGCGCGGCGAGATTGAGGGTATGCAGGAACGCGAGCGCGAGCTGCTCGCGGCGCGTCAGGACCGGCTTGATCGGGTGCGCTTCAACGGCCTTGTCATCACCGGCCTGCTCACATTGGCAGGGCTGGTGGGAAGCCTGTTTGCGGTATTCCTGTTCTCAAGCGGGATCGTGCGCCGGGTGCAGCGGCTTGAACGCGATGCGGTGTTGCTTGCCCAAGGCGAGGCGCTTGAACAACGGGAGGCCGGGCGCGACGAGATTGGACTGCTTGCCGTGCGGATGACCGAGGCAAGCGCCCTGCTGAGGGCCCGCGAACAGGCCTTGCGTGAGGGCGAGGAACGCTTCCGATTGGTCATCGAGGGCGTCCGCGACTACGGCATCTTCGCACTCGATGCGCAGGGCAACGTGGTAAGCTGGAACACCGGAGCCGAGCGCATCAAAGGCTGGACGAGCGGCGAAATACTCGGCCGCCATTTCTCGACCTTCTATCCCGGCGACGACGCGTATGATCGATCGATGCGCAATCTGGCCGAGGCAGTACGCGATGGCAGGATGGAGGATGAAGGATGGCGGATCAGGAAGGACGGCACGCTGTTCTGGGCCAATGTCGTCATCACTGCCCTGCGCGACGAAGCGGGCGAGCTGCGCGGCTTTTCCAAGGTGACCCGCGACATCACCGAACGCCGCCGCGCGCAGGAGGCGCTTGAGCACTCCCGGCAAGAGGCAGAGCAGGCGAGCAGCGCCAAAAGCCTGTTCCTTTCGCGCATGAGCCACGAGTTACGCACGCCGCTGAATGCCATCCTTGGGTTTGCGCAGCTGCTGGAGCTCGATCATTCCGGGCGCGGGAAGACCGACGCTGCCAGCATCGACCAGATCTTGCGGGCCGGCCGCCATCTGCTGGCGCTGATCGACGAGGTGCTCGACATCGCGCGGATCGAGGCCGGCAAGTTAGGCATGGAGATCGTGCCGGTAGCGCTTTGCGATACAATTAGCGAGGCGGTCGGGCTGTCGCTGCCCGAGGCGGAAAGTCACCATATCGCGATCAGGCACGAAACAGCCCCCCTCGCTCCTGTCGCGGCGGATCGGCGGCGCTTGTTGCAAGTACTGCTCAACCTGCTGAGCAACGCGATCAAGTACAACCGGCCCTGCGGCGAAGTGGTGATCACGGCGGAGGTCGCAGGTGAACGGGTACGGGTCGAGGTCATCGATACCGGCATCGGCGTCGATCCGGGCCAGGCCGGCGAACTGTTCCAGCCCTTTACCCGGCTCGCTGCTGGCGCGGCTCGCACCGAAGGCACAGGTCTGGGCCTGTCGCTATCTCGCGCGCTGATCGAAGCAATGGACGGGTCGATCGGCCATGCGCCGCGCGCCGACGGCCGCGACGGGGCGTGCTTCTGGTTCGAGCTGCCGTTGACCGCTCAATCGAAGATACCCGATCTGCTGCCCGCCCGACCCCCGCTGCCGAACCACACTGCTCCCCGTCCCCTGACTATTCTGGTCGTCGAGGACAATCTCGCCAACGCGCAGCTGATCGAGGCGGTCGCAGCGCGTCATTGGCCCGAGGCGCGGATTCTTCATGCCATGCAGGCCCGGCTCGGGCTCGATCTGGCGTTGCGCCATAGCCCCGATCTGGTGCTGCTCGACCTGCACCTGCCTGACCGGGACGGAGACTGGGTACTGCGCGAACTCGGCGCGTCCTTCCCCGATCTGCCGGTAATCCTGCTCACCGCGGATGCTCTCGCCGCGCAGGCCGACTGGACTTCGCGCGGGGCTGCGGCCGTGCTGACCAAGCCAATCGACGTTCCTTCCCTCCTCGAGGTGGTCGAACTGGCCCTCATGGAGCGAACGTCATGA